The Scyliorhinus canicula chromosome 10, sScyCan1.1, whole genome shotgun sequence genomic interval AGACGGCGGGGTGCTCCTCAGGGAGATGCATCTCCAACACCCCACAGCCGCCTTTATTGCCCAGGCTGTGGCTGCTATGGATGACACTGTGGGAGATGGAACCACCTCTGCTGTTCTAATCATCGGGGAACTCCTGAAACAGGCCCACCGCTACATCTCAGAGGGAATCCACCCCCGAGTTATCGTACAAGGATTGGAATTGGCCAAAGAAGAAGCAATATCGTGCCTTGAGGAACTGTGGGAAGATGAAGACAATTCAATCAGGGAGAAAGTAGTTCGCACCTCGCTCAGAACGAAGGTTGACCCAGAGTTGGCCGATCGCTTGACAGAGCTGGTGGTGGACGCAGTGACATCTATTTATCACTACAGACAGCCCATTGACCTAAACCTGGTGGAAATAATGGAGATGCAACAGCAGACAGACTGTGACACTATCCTGGTCAAAGGGCTGGTTCTAGATCATGGTGCTCGCCATCCCGAAATGAAGAAGCGATTGGAGGATGCTTACATCCTCACCCTGAATGTGTCTCTGGAACATGAGAAAACAGAAGTTAACTCGGGCTTCTTTTACAAGAATGTCGAGGAAAGGGAAAAGTTTGTGAAAGCTGAGCGACAGTTCATTGAGGAAAGAGTGAAGGCGATCATAGCACTAAAGAGAAAGGTGTGCGGTGACTCCGACAAAGGATTTGCTGTGATCAACCAGAAAGGCATTGACCCTATGTCGCTTGAGATGTTTGTGAAGGAGGGTATTGTAGCCCTGCGAAGGGCCAAGAGGAGGAATATGGAGAGGCTGCCACTGGCATGCGGAGGTCTGGCAGTGAACTCTGTGGAGGATCTGACTGAAGAGTGCTTGGGCCATGCAGGATTAGTGTATGAGGAGACACTGGGAGACAGCAAGTACACATTTATCGAAAAGTGTGACAATCCCCAATCCGTCACACTGCTTATTAAAGGACCCAATAAGCACACAATTACCCTGATCAAGCAAAGCATTCGCGATGGGATGTGGGCCATGAAGAATACCCTTGAGGACGGCGCTGCCATGCCTGGCGCAGGAGCTGTTGAAATACGCATTGGAAGCGAGCTACTAAACAACCGTATAGCTAAGGTCAAAGGGTGTGCACGATTTGGATTTCAAGCTTTTGCTGATGCCATTCTTATCATCCCTAGGACACTGGCCCAGAATGCAGGGTATGACCCTCAAGAGATTGTGTCAAAGGCCCTGAGCAGAGAACAACAAACTACCCTACCAGTGGGCATTGATTTATCCAGTGGTGAGTTAATAGTAGACTGGGAGACTCCTGTATGGGACAATGCTTGTGTCAAACATCAGTTGATACATACCTGCACAGCCGTAGCAAGCAACCTCCTCTTAGTAGATGAGATTGTAGGAACTGGGATGACTTCAGGTAAAAAGTGAATGGATCTGACTGGATGATCAAAATGTCATCAATTTCAAAACTGAATTGAATTTGACAGAATGCAAATCAAAAGTTACAGAAAGAAATGAAATGGGGAAAAATTGAAATGTACTGTATGTGGTGAAGGATGAACACATCTGAAATGGATAAGGAAAGTTGTTttgattaaaattaaataaatatgatCAATTTGCCTTTGGACTGTATTATTTCAGTATTATTTTAGTCCAGTGTCTTGTGAAGGAATCACCAATACGCAAAGGCCTGTTGGATTCAAGGTGACATCCAATTATTTAAAAGGTGAAATATATCTTGATAACCACAGATTTGTTTAACTCGCATCAATAATTAGCAAAATAATggaatcaattgttaaaattaaGAAAAGTAACCTAATATATACCAGGTAATTTAAATCTGCCTGAAAAATCATCTTGATATGTCAGAAGACAGCTCAAGTGGATATTGATAAGTATGAAGTAGACTTTCAGAAAATTATTGCCATGATTAAATGTTGCTACTTTTGAAAGTTAAGCGTAATAAATCCTGTTTTTCAATTAATCATTCAGATAAAAAaacaaaagtgctggaaatactgaggagaccagaactgattTAAGATCATGGACCTGaaattttaactctgtttctctccacagagacctgctgagtgtttccagaattttctgttttcatttcagatttccagcatctggagtattggatttgttttttgtttcaaagGTTTGGATGAATATGAGGCTTCATATTCTCTGTAATCATCacagcctcctccccctcccccccacccccccgaggtGGGTGGATTTTCCTGTGGAAGTTGGCTATCAGAGTGACCTTCTGGCCCTGAAGAAGTCTACGACCTTTTGCATGTGATTTTCCCAGTGAagaaggctggaaaatcccaccccaagtCTTTATTGTGGTGTGCAATCTACCCATTTGAATGCAAAGTACTTtgatcttttttaaaaacataactgCACATCTTAAAAGGGACAAAATTGTTTGTGTGCTGTATCTTCTGCATCTTGATGTTTGCAAGGGCCCAGCTTTACAAAAAATATTGCTGCTGGCCTCAGCCATTTTACATTCAAGTAAAATTACAACATCGATGGTCAGCATTCTTTCCTGTTAATGCCGATCACAGGATACAGGCAAGTTGAGAAATGTTGCAATTCTGTCAAACTGTTGATATCTTGTGTTATAGCTGGAGCATCAAACACGTGCAACAGGTGTGCACCAAAAGCAAACTGATTTCAAATACAAGGCAATGTTCAGTCTGCTGATCTACAATGTGGTGCAGGGAAGGCCCAAGTTCCATCTCTGGCTTGAGGTGATGTAACCCATTGCACGGTAcggtacagcacggtagcattgtggatagcacaatggcttcacagctccagggtcccaggttcgattccggcttgggtcactgtctgtgcagagtctgcacatcctccccgtgtgtgcgtgggtttcctccgggtgctccagtttcctccca includes:
- the LOC119972264 gene encoding T-complex protein 1 subunit zeta-like produces the protein MALSGKAETALSINVSAARALQELLKTNLGPKGTMKMLVSGAGDIKLTKDGGVLLREMHLQHPTAAFIAQAVAAMDDTVGDGTTSAVLIIGELLKQAHRYISEGIHPRVIVQGLELAKEEAISCLEELWEDEDNSIREKVVRTSLRTKVDPELADRLTELVVDAVTSIYHYRQPIDLNLVEIMEMQQQTDCDTILVKGLVLDHGARHPEMKKRLEDAYILTLNVSLEHEKTEVNSGFFYKNVEEREKFVKAERQFIEERVKAIIALKRKVCGDSDKGFAVINQKGIDPMSLEMFVKEGIVALRRAKRRNMERLPLACGGLAVNSVEDLTEECLGHAGLVYEETLGDSKYTFIEKCDNPQSVTLLIKGPNKHTITLIKQSIRDGMWAMKNTLEDGAAMPGAGAVEIRIGSELLNNRIAKVKGCARFGFQAFADAILIIPRTLAQNAGYDPQEIVSKALSREQQTTLPVGIDLSSGELIVDWETPVWDNACVKHQLIHTCTAVASNLLLVDEIVGTGMTSGKK